A section of the Methanocaldococcus sp. FS406-22 genome encodes:
- a CDS encoding 50S ribosomal protein L21e translates to MVQMSEGFRRKTRKKLSKHPRERGLYPITRALREYKEGEYVHIVIDPSVHKGMPHPRFHGRTGVVVGKQGRAFIVKVRDGGKYKQIIAYPQHLRPATA, encoded by the coding sequence ATGGTTCAAATGAGTGAAGGATTTAGAAGAAAAACAAGAAAGAAGTTATCAAAACACCCAAGAGAAAGAGGACTCTACCCAATAACAAGAGCTTTGAGAGAGTATAAAGAAGGAGAGTATGTGCATATAGTTATAGATCCATCAGTCCATAAGGGAATGCCACATCCAAGATTCCACGGAAGAACAGGAGTTGTTGTTGGTAAGCAGGGAAGAGCATTTATCGTTAAAGTAAGAGATGGAGGAAAATACAAACAAATCATTGCTTATCCACAACACTTAAGACCTGCTACAGCTTAA
- a CDS encoding RNA polymerase Rpb4 family protein — protein sequence MIGKKILGEKYITVSEAADIMYQRAQIGELSYEQGCALDYLQKFAKLDKEEAKKLVEELISLGVDEKTAVKIADILPEDLDDLRAIYYKRELPENAEEILEVVRKYI from the coding sequence ATGATAGGCAAAAAAATCCTTGGAGAGAAATATATAACAGTATCAGAAGCTGCAGATATTATGTATCAGAGAGCTCAAATTGGAGAATTATCTTATGAACAGGGATGTGCTTTGGATTATTTACAAAAGTTTGCCAAGTTAGATAAAGAAGAGGCGAAAAAATTAGTTGAAGAATTGATATCTTTAGGAGTAGATGAAAAAACAGCAGTTAAAATAGCTGATATTCTACCTGAAGATTTGGATGATTTAAGAGCAATCTATTACAAAAGAGAATTGCCTGAAAATGCTGAGGAAATCTTAGAAGTCGTTAGGAAATATATCTAA
- a CDS encoding DUF655 domain-containing protein, which translates to MVRGQYKKGNDEGMRFPKKNKPQKFENYAWVLDYLPYGYPDKPDEPVVQGLGEYQFLLMEMIPKPNVDIELGERVYIGKGKRDKIDHVRRMIKYENLTPTAKSELLYVIMEAVKMQEDRFVRFFNECPPITTRLHTLELLPEIKKKYMWKIIEERETKKFESFKDFEERVGKNPVRIIAKRIEKELSDDKKDKYYLFVKWKKGIILNEDNMTFYLKE; encoded by the coding sequence ATGGTTAGAGGGCAATATAAAAAAGGAAATGATGAAGGAATGAGATTTCCTAAAAAAAATAAGCCACAAAAATTTGAAAACTATGCATGGGTCTTAGATTATTTACCTTACGGTTATCCTGACAAACCCGATGAACCAGTAGTTCAAGGACTTGGAGAATATCAGTTTTTATTAATGGAGATGATTCCAAAACCAAATGTAGATATTGAATTAGGAGAAAGAGTTTATATTGGAAAGGGAAAGAGAGATAAGATTGACCATGTTAGAAGAATGATTAAATACGAAAACTTAACACCAACAGCAAAATCTGAGCTTCTATATGTTATAATGGAAGCCGTTAAAATGCAGGAAGATAGATTTGTAAGATTCTTTAATGAATGCCCACCAATAACTACACGATTACATACTTTAGAATTACTTCCAGAAATTAAAAAGAAGTATATGTGGAAGATTATTGAAGAGAGAGAAACAAAAAAATTTGAAAGCTTTAAAGATTTTGAAGAGAGAGTTGGAAAAAACCCTGTAAGGATTATAGCTAAAAGAATTGAAAAAGAGCTTTCAGATGATAAAAAAGATAAATACTACCTATTTGTAAAATGGAAAAAAGGGATTATATTGAATGAAGATAATATGACTTTCTACCTAAAAGAATAA
- a CDS encoding metallophosphoesterase, with protein sequence MEEKIKIKDFYITIDRCLIYKDYAIIADTHIGFDVFFGEGGANFPLLQKDEVIKKALNIIEKYKINNLIINGDVKHNFKPYPREIKFLKEFIDFMNDYVNIILIKGNHDTFISSTGYEIFDYFEINDYLIFHGDKELNIDKDLLKDKFWILGHEHPSIKLRDEVGAIMKFPAYLLNKKYIVLPAFNPLSPGNDLINNSASSKIIKKDYLDSEVIAITDIGLLNFGTLRDLREFAKTHL encoded by the coding sequence ATGGAGGAGAAAATCAAAATTAAAGATTTTTATATAACGATTGATAGATGTTTAATTTATAAGGATTATGCTATAATAGCTGACACACATATTGGATTTGATGTCTTTTTTGGTGAAGGTGGGGCTAATTTTCCATTACTGCAAAAAGATGAGGTTATAAAAAAAGCTTTAAATATAATTGAAAAATATAAAATTAACAATCTAATAATTAATGGGGATGTAAAGCATAACTTCAAGCCTTATCCAAGAGAAATTAAGTTTTTAAAAGAGTTCATTGATTTTATGAATGATTATGTTAATATTATTTTAATTAAAGGTAATCATGACACTTTTATTTCATCAACTGGCTATGAAATTTTTGATTATTTTGAAATTAATGATTATTTAATTTTCCATGGAGATAAAGAGCTAAATATTGATAAAGATTTATTAAAAGATAAGTTTTGGATTTTGGGGCATGAGCATCCATCAATAAAACTTAGAGATGAAGTTGGAGCAATTATGAAATTTCCAGCTTATTTATTAAACAAAAAATATATTGTTTTACCTGCTTTCAACCCTTTATCTCCGGGAAATGATTTGATTAACAATTCAGCATCATCCAAAATTATAAAAAAGGATTATTTAGATTCAGAAGTTATAGCAATAACTGATATTGGTTTGCTGAATTTTGGAACTCTTAGGGATTTAAGAGAGTTTGCTAAAACTCACCTCTAA
- a CDS encoding 30S ribosomal protein S15, with amino-acid sequence MARMHARKRGRSGSKRPVRKEVPEWVQYTPEQVEQLVVELAKKGYQSAQIGLILRDTYGIPDVKLITGKKISKIMKEHGLYPKVPEDLLNLMRRAVNLRKHLEQHPKDLHSKRGLQLIESKIRRLVKYYKSRGVLPADWRYTPETARLLVEQA; translated from the coding sequence ATGGCAAGAATGCACGCAAGAAAAAGAGGTCGCTCCGGTTCAAAGAGACCCGTCAGGAAGGAAGTTCCTGAATGGGTCCAATACACACCGGAGCAAGTAGAGCAGTTAGTAGTAGAGTTAGCTAAGAAAGGTTATCAGTCAGCACAGATTGGTTTGATATTAAGAGACACCTACGGAATTCCAGATGTTAAATTAATTACTGGTAAAAAAATCAGTAAGATAATGAAAGAACACGGTTTATATCCAAAAGTTCCAGAAGATTTATTAAACTTAATGAGAAGAGCTGTTAACTTAAGAAAACACTTAGAACAGCACCCAAAAGACTTGCACTCAAAGAGAGGTTTGCAGTTAATTGAATCAAAGATTAGAAGATTAGTTAAATACTACAAGTCAAGAGGAGTTTTACCAGCAGATTGGAGATACACACCAGAAACAGCAAGATTGTTGGTCGAGCAGGCATAA